One segment of Parvularcula sp. IMCC14364 DNA contains the following:
- a CDS encoding type I polyketide synthase, producing MMDTDTPEAHEGIAIVGMSGRFPGAPDVASFWRNIQDSRESITRFDISELEIPVPEQADTSDQGDYICAKGMLDDIDMFDARFFGYLPKEAEVMDPQHRIFLEICSEAIEHAGYDAQRYEGAVGVYGGCYMDTYVLANLCSDENFRQKLVESIQVGTLQTELGNDKDYLATRVAFKLGLRGPAMTLQTACSTSLVAVATACQSLDAYQCDMALAGGITIVLPQKKGYFYKEGSMLSPDGHCRPFDSNAAGTVFSNGAAVLLLKRLEDAIRDRDTIYGVIKGYATNNDGGQKVSYTAPSVDGQAEVISMAMGLGEIEPHTMGYVEAHGTATPLGDPIEIAGLTKAYRDGTDDTQFCAIGSVKANLGHLDCASGAIGLIKSTLCVHNKVLPALLHFEAPNPKIDFESSPFYVNTEFRHWPENAWPRRAGISSFGVGGTNAHVVIEEAPLLPENDGSKPAVLVPFSAKTETALRQQAQQLSSWLESNPDASLADLAFTLQQGRSVYDYRATVAGSTAADLAAKLQKFSDTGAAAKPEIREPELVFMFPGQGAQYPGMGRQLYYTEPVFRQVIDEVAETLIQSGDFDTDIRTYLLWSEENTVLDADKAAADLSQTWITQPAIFAVEIALARLLESWGIFPASMIGHSVGEFTAACHAGLLSLSEATLLIAARGRLIHDLPGGQMLAVLQSREEVEKLLPDTLSVAAVNAPGATVVSGNADYIEAFAELLAQQDIKATVLATSHAFHSAMMQDAVAPLKEKAANCAFGSEILCEIVSTSTGAKVTASELGDPDYWGRQLRQPVLFQTAVETAARENAHRIFVEVGPGQALCSFARRALQGDIKRMAFPAMGPARDPGPDFENLLTLAGQLWSNGVTPDWSMLEDGTPRRMALPTYPFERKRFWVEPTISSSVPVQNQHEVHTKIESEVSETPEQAPAPAVLEDEVETLIRQQLEVISGQLKMLGGQ from the coding sequence ATGATGGATACCGATACACCGGAGGCCCATGAGGGTATCGCCATAGTTGGCATGTCAGGGCGCTTTCCGGGCGCGCCTGACGTGGCGTCATTCTGGCGGAACATTCAAGACAGCCGGGAGAGCATAACCCGGTTCGACATTTCCGAGCTTGAAATCCCGGTACCTGAGCAGGCAGATACGTCCGACCAGGGAGACTATATTTGCGCCAAGGGAATGCTGGACGATATAGACATGTTCGATGCGCGTTTCTTTGGTTATCTGCCCAAAGAGGCAGAGGTGATGGACCCGCAGCACCGGATTTTCCTCGAAATCTGCTCTGAAGCCATTGAACATGCCGGTTATGACGCGCAACGGTATGAGGGTGCGGTTGGTGTCTATGGCGGTTGCTATATGGACACTTATGTGCTGGCCAATCTGTGTTCTGATGAAAATTTCAGACAGAAGCTTGTGGAGTCTATCCAGGTAGGCACGCTCCAGACAGAGCTTGGTAACGACAAGGATTATCTGGCAACGCGCGTTGCCTTCAAGCTCGGCCTGCGCGGGCCTGCCATGACCTTGCAGACTGCTTGCTCCACATCGCTGGTCGCGGTGGCGACAGCCTGCCAGAGCCTTGATGCCTATCAGTGTGATATGGCGCTTGCCGGTGGCATTACGATCGTCCTGCCGCAAAAGAAGGGATACTTTTACAAAGAGGGAAGCATGTTGTCCCCGGACGGGCATTGCCGCCCGTTTGACAGTAATGCGGCGGGTACAGTCTTCAGTAATGGCGCCGCTGTACTACTGCTCAAGCGTCTCGAAGATGCGATCCGCGACCGCGACACGATCTATGGTGTCATCAAGGGGTATGCGACCAATAATGATGGTGGCCAGAAAGTCAGCTACACAGCACCAAGTGTTGACGGCCAGGCTGAGGTTATTTCCATGGCTATGGGACTGGGGGAAATAGAGCCACACACCATGGGGTATGTTGAAGCTCATGGCACGGCCACGCCGCTTGGTGACCCGATTGAGATTGCCGGGCTCACCAAGGCCTATCGTGATGGTACGGACGATACGCAGTTCTGCGCGATTGGGTCTGTCAAGGCCAATCTGGGGCATCTTGACTGTGCATCTGGAGCTATCGGTCTTATCAAATCTACATTGTGTGTGCACAATAAGGTGTTGCCGGCATTGCTGCACTTCGAGGCACCAAACCCGAAAATTGATTTCGAGTCATCTCCTTTTTATGTGAATACGGAGTTTCGCCACTGGCCTGAAAATGCCTGGCCACGGCGTGCCGGTATCAGTTCCTTCGGTGTGGGCGGTACAAACGCCCATGTGGTGATTGAGGAAGCGCCATTGCTGCCGGAAAATGACGGCAGCAAGCCGGCGGTTCTGGTTCCCTTTTCAGCAAAGACCGAGACGGCTCTCCGGCAGCAGGCGCAGCAACTGTCAAGCTGGCTTGAGAGCAATCCGGACGCCAGCCTGGCGGACCTTGCCTTTACCTTGCAGCAGGGCCGCAGCGTTTATGATTATCGTGCCACCGTTGCGGGCAGCACTGCCGCTGATCTGGCTGCAAAGCTGCAAAAGTTCAGTGACACGGGTGCGGCGGCAAAACCTGAGATACGCGAACCGGAGCTGGTATTCATGTTCCCCGGTCAGGGTGCGCAATATCCCGGCATGGGCAGGCAGTTATATTATACTGAGCCTGTTTTCCGCCAAGTGATTGATGAAGTGGCCGAGACGCTGATCCAGTCAGGTGATTTTGATACGGATATTCGTACCTATCTTCTCTGGTCCGAAGAAAACACGGTACTTGATGCTGACAAAGCCGCTGCTGACCTTTCACAAACCTGGATCACACAACCCGCAATTTTTGCGGTTGAGATCGCGCTGGCCCGCTTACTTGAAAGCTGGGGCATTTTTCCCGCGAGCATGATCGGGCACAGTGTTGGAGAATTCACCGCCGCCTGTCATGCAGGTCTGCTGTCCCTGTCTGAAGCAACCCTGCTGATCGCTGCGCGCGGCAGGTTGATCCATGACCTGCCGGGCGGGCAGATGCTCGCGGTACTGCAATCACGTGAAGAAGTTGAAAAACTGCTGCCGGATACTCTGTCCGTCGCCGCTGTCAATGCACCGGGGGCAACAGTTGTCAGTGGCAATGCGGATTATATTGAAGCTTTTGCCGAATTGCTGGCTCAGCAGGATATCAAGGCAACTGTGCTCGCCACATCCCATGCCTTTCATTCGGCGATGATGCAGGATGCCGTCGCGCCGTTGAAGGAAAAAGCTGCGAATTGCGCGTTTGGTAGCGAAATCCTTTGTGAAATAGTCTCCACATCGACTGGTGCCAAGGTCACGGCAAGCGAGTTGGGTGATCCTGATTACTGGGGGCGTCAACTGCGCCAGCCCGTTCTGTTCCAGACAGCCGTCGAAACAGCGGCGCGTGAAAATGCACATCGTATCTTTGTCGAGGTCGGACCGGGGCAAGCATTATGTTCATTCGCCCGGCGGGCGCTGCAGGGAGATATTAAGCGCATGGCTTTTCCGGCCATGGGCCCTGCTCGTGATCCTGGTCCTGATTTTGAAAACCTCCTCACGCTTGCCGGGCAGCTCTGGTCCAATGGTGTCACGCCAGACTGGTCGATGTTGGAAGACGGGACTCCGCGCCGCATGGCCCTGCCGACATATCCGTTCGAGCGAAAGAGGTTTTGGGTGGAGCCGACGATTTCATCCTCAGTACCGGTGCAAAACCAACATGAAGTGCACACAAAAATAGAATCAGAAGTATCTGAAACACCAGAGCAGGCACCTGCTCCGGCGGTACTGGAAGATGAAGTTGAAACATTGATCCGGCAGCAACTGGAAGTCATTTCCGGCCAGTTGAAGATGCTCGGCGGTCAATAG
- a CDS encoding non-ribosomal peptide synthetase — protein MTQSQSARANDILAQLTELTANLSGYDEADLGASQTFLELGFDSLFLTQLATAFQKQYNVKITFRQLFDELPTLAAISAHIDTQLPADTAPAEKAAEPQPVQAAAPAQMPHEAPQMLPAAPAATVAPTLLVTPLAGAGNAGGLSGIFSEQINLMTQQLQMLQAARSGKPATQPVVAQQAAAASVAPIQTPQTGVPAEETATEAEPEKPQLPKGFGPTQNSVLSANALSAEQKAHIARLVGRYNAKTQVSKKRTQADRAYHADPRTAAGFNPIWKEMVYPIVVERSKGAYLWDADGNQYIDMLNGFGPNFFGHNAPFITEALKAQLDDSYEVGPQTPRAGEAAKLLCELTGMDRVSWVNTGSEAVQAAIRISRTMTGRDKIVVFSGDYHGNFDEVLVRGTKNARGRRTIPLAPGIPFDSVGNVIVLDYGDMASLEEIKAQADDIAAVLVEPIQSRRPELQPKEFLHALRDLTREEEIVLVFDEVITGFRTGPGGAQAYFGIEADMATYGKIIGGGMPIGVVAGRSRFMDTFDGGQWSYGDDSRPTAGVTFFAGTFVRHPLAIAAAHASLSYIKTAGPALQQGVNKKATRLATTLTAFFAEQGVNFEVPHFASQMFIRNNEENELATLFFYHMRDRGIHLLEGFPTYMTAAYTDEDVDQVIAAAKDSIFEMQADGILATPHGKSVVYNRKFDLTDAQRHTWLACQMGEEASCAFNESDTVLIKGKLDEQKFSEAVEHGLASHEAFRVRFDPDGEYQWVDHALTLCVESHDFGDLSGEALAEKTEAFFAAQGCQAFDLENGPLVRAHLIRTGAESWIFTIYCHHLVFDGYSAQLVIDDIVQRYNQAVSGHERERTEFVPFSVYAQAIAPQSGNEAQARSRVFWQEVFSDKVPALIDLPTDKSRQAERQYAGSTYHHELKTDLTEKLQGTARKLGVSQNAVLFSAFAALLSRLSAQDDFVIAMPAAGQARHELETVGYCVNMLPVRLQPAYDASFADFARQTQKSVLDAFDHQEFTFSELLQDINAPRHTGRLSLTETVFNYSRYFSDIDMTGCEVSARENRRQSVYYDLFFNIVEADGRLHVDFDFATSLYREETIARWVTHFETLLEDALVYPERAIGELTLDTEGQAGFSLTGPTTSHDMDKNVVSLFATAAAASPDSVAIICDGKATTYGQLQAYASQLTNYLAEQNVGAGDIVGIMLNRSVDMVASILAIWSRGAAYLPLDPEFPVERLNYMVEDAGACRVISSADLATLSGQLKAPVLDLTREITAIAGQATAVKQEIQLKPEDRAYVIYTSGSTGKPKGVENTHGALLNFVESMKVSPGLVSTDRLLAVTTLSFDISLLELMVPLSAGAQIIMATQDEVLDGYDLCDLITDNEVTIMQATPATWRLMLDCEWDGTQTLKALCGGEPLPSALAEQLLPRTVELWNMYGPTETTVWSTCVKISDHTDITVGTPIDNTVLYVLDDYLRPVPKGVPGELWIGGAGVARGYIGRPELTAERFRADPFVDDVAARIYCTGDRAILLPDGRVEMRGRRDNQVKVRGHRIELGEVEEVLACHYALDAVAIAVRDDHHGEPMLAAYIVPGNRERVTHSDLRQWLRQSVPDYMVPQVFVEIAKLPLTGNNKLDRNALPEAVSLRLVETDRVLPRTEREREIAALWQEMLEITDISVTDNFFELGGQSLQVAKMSALLRKMHGYRISPRAVIFETLEQLAASVDREAS, from the coding sequence ATGACCCAGTCACAATCTGCGCGCGCAAATGATATACTCGCTCAGCTAACGGAATTAACAGCCAATTTGTCAGGGTATGATGAAGCGGATCTTGGTGCGAGCCAAACCTTTCTGGAGTTGGGATTTGACAGCCTTTTTCTGACCCAACTGGCAACAGCGTTTCAGAAGCAATATAATGTCAAGATCACGTTCCGGCAGCTTTTTGACGAATTGCCGACTCTTGCAGCAATCTCTGCTCATATTGATACACAATTACCAGCCGACACTGCACCCGCAGAAAAAGCGGCAGAGCCGCAACCAGTGCAGGCTGCTGCCCCCGCTCAGATGCCGCATGAAGCGCCACAAATGCTGCCTGCTGCGCCAGCAGCCACAGTCGCGCCGACGCTGCTTGTCACGCCTCTTGCGGGCGCAGGGAATGCCGGCGGCCTTTCAGGTATATTCTCGGAACAGATCAACCTGATGACCCAGCAGCTGCAAATGTTGCAAGCTGCCCGCAGCGGTAAACCAGCTACTCAGCCGGTTGTTGCTCAACAGGCTGCGGCTGCCTCTGTTGCGCCCATCCAGACGCCACAAACAGGCGTGCCAGCCGAGGAGACAGCGACTGAAGCAGAGCCGGAGAAGCCGCAACTGCCGAAAGGCTTTGGCCCGACACAGAATTCGGTACTTTCCGCAAATGCGCTTTCTGCAGAGCAAAAAGCGCATATCGCCCGCCTGGTGGGCAGGTATAATGCCAAAACGCAAGTCTCCAAGAAAAGAACGCAGGCGGACCGTGCCTATCACGCAGACCCACGCACGGCTGCGGGTTTCAATCCGATCTGGAAGGAAATGGTTTACCCGATTGTTGTTGAGCGCTCCAAGGGGGCATATCTCTGGGATGCAGACGGTAATCAGTATATTGATATGCTGAATGGTTTTGGCCCCAACTTTTTCGGTCATAATGCCCCGTTCATTACAGAGGCCTTGAAGGCCCAGCTTGATGACAGTTACGAAGTGGGCCCACAAACGCCACGCGCGGGCGAAGCTGCAAAGCTGCTCTGTGAGCTGACCGGTATGGATCGCGTCAGTTGGGTCAATACTGGTTCAGAAGCTGTGCAGGCGGCTATCCGGATCTCGCGTACCATGACCGGGCGAGACAAGATCGTAGTCTTTTCCGGTGACTATCATGGTAATTTTGACGAAGTACTCGTGCGGGGCACAAAGAACGCACGTGGCCGCCGGACTATTCCTCTGGCACCGGGCATACCGTTTGATTCCGTTGGCAATGTCATTGTCCTTGACTATGGCGATATGGCTTCTCTGGAAGAAATAAAGGCGCAGGCAGATGATATTGCGGCGGTGCTTGTTGAGCCAATTCAGAGCCGTCGACCTGAACTTCAGCCGAAAGAGTTTCTCCACGCCTTGCGTGATCTGACGCGCGAAGAGGAAATTGTCCTTGTTTTTGATGAAGTGATTACAGGCTTTAGAACCGGACCGGGCGGCGCACAGGCATATTTCGGCATAGAAGCTGACATGGCGACTTATGGCAAAATCATCGGGGGCGGAATGCCCATTGGTGTTGTCGCCGGGCGCTCAAGATTCATGGATACTTTTGATGGCGGCCAGTGGTCCTATGGGGACGATTCAAGACCAACTGCAGGGGTTACCTTCTTTGCAGGGACTTTCGTGCGCCACCCGCTGGCAATCGCTGCTGCCCATGCATCCCTGTCCTATATCAAGACCGCAGGGCCTGCGCTCCAGCAGGGCGTCAATAAAAAGGCCACCCGGCTTGCGACGACGCTGACGGCGTTTTTTGCGGAGCAAGGCGTCAATTTTGAGGTGCCGCATTTTGCCTCGCAGATGTTCATTCGCAATAATGAAGAAAATGAACTGGCGACGCTTTTCTTCTATCACATGCGTGATCGGGGCATTCATCTGCTGGAAGGTTTCCCGACATACATGACTGCTGCGTATACGGATGAGGATGTGGATCAGGTTATCGCGGCTGCAAAAGACAGCATCTTCGAGATGCAGGCAGATGGCATCCTGGCAACGCCACACGGCAAGAGCGTTGTGTATAACAGAAAATTCGACCTTACAGATGCGCAGCGCCATACATGGCTCGCCTGCCAGATGGGAGAGGAGGCTTCCTGCGCCTTTAATGAGTCAGATACGGTTCTGATAAAAGGCAAGCTGGATGAGCAGAAATTCAGCGAGGCTGTCGAACACGGACTTGCCAGCCATGAAGCCTTCCGGGTGCGGTTTGATCCTGATGGTGAATATCAGTGGGTCGATCACGCATTGACGCTCTGCGTTGAAAGCCATGACTTTGGTGATCTGTCGGGCGAAGCGCTGGCTGAGAAAACTGAAGCCTTCTTTGCCGCACAGGGTTGCCAGGCTTTCGATCTTGAAAACGGGCCACTGGTGCGTGCGCATTTGATCCGCACAGGGGCGGAAAGCTGGATATTTACGATCTATTGCCACCATCTGGTTTTTGACGGGTATTCAGCTCAACTGGTCATTGATGATATTGTCCAGCGGTATAACCAAGCTGTCTCTGGGCATGAACGGGAGCGTACAGAATTTGTACCCTTCAGCGTTTATGCGCAGGCTATAGCGCCGCAGTCAGGCAACGAAGCACAAGCACGCTCCAGAGTATTCTGGCAGGAAGTCTTTTCTGATAAGGTGCCTGCTCTCATTGATTTGCCAACGGATAAATCTCGCCAGGCAGAGCGGCAATATGCAGGCTCCACCTATCACCATGAGCTGAAAACCGATCTGACAGAAAAACTGCAGGGGACAGCGCGCAAACTTGGTGTCAGCCAGAATGCCGTTCTGTTTTCTGCCTTTGCGGCGCTGCTGTCGCGCCTTTCTGCGCAGGATGATTTTGTGATTGCCATGCCTGCCGCCGGACAGGCGCGACATGAACTGGAAACAGTTGGCTACTGTGTCAACATGCTGCCAGTCAGGCTGCAACCAGCTTATGATGCTTCTTTTGCGGACTTCGCGAGACAGACACAAAAGTCTGTACTTGATGCTTTTGATCATCAGGAATTTACCTTCAGTGAACTGCTACAGGACATCAACGCGCCGCGTCACACCGGGCGTCTGTCTCTGACAGAAACAGTTTTCAACTACAGTCGGTATTTTTCAGATATCGACATGACTGGCTGTGAGGTTTCTGCGCGGGAGAACCGGCGCCAGTCGGTTTATTATGATCTGTTTTTTAATATCGTTGAAGCAGACGGCAGACTGCATGTGGATTTTGATTTTGCTACCTCCCTATATCGCGAAGAAACAATCGCGCGCTGGGTGACGCATTTTGAAACCTTGCTGGAAGATGCGCTTGTCTATCCTGAACGGGCGATAGGCGAGCTGACCCTTGATACAGAAGGACAGGCCGGCTTCAGCTTGACAGGTCCAACCACCAGTCATGATATGGATAAAAATGTGGTCAGCCTTTTTGCCACGGCGGCGGCAGCCTCACCTGACTCTGTTGCGATAATCTGCGATGGCAAGGCCACGACTTACGGTCAGCTTCAGGCGTATGCCAGTCAACTGACAAATTATCTGGCCGAGCAGAATGTCGGGGCAGGGGATATTGTCGGTATCATGCTCAACCGTTCCGTTGACATGGTGGCGAGCATTCTGGCGATCTGGAGTCGCGGCGCCGCCTATCTGCCACTCGATCCTGAATTTCCCGTTGAGCGTCTGAACTACATGGTCGAGGATGCCGGGGCCTGCAGGGTCATTTCCTCGGCCGATCTTGCTACTCTGTCCGGGCAGCTCAAGGCACCCGTTCTTGACCTGACAAGAGAGATAACGGCCATCGCTGGACAGGCAACAGCGGTCAAGCAGGAGATACAGCTAAAGCCAGAAGACAGGGCCTATGTCATTTACACCTCAGGGTCCACCGGCAAGCCGAAAGGGGTCGAGAACACCCATGGCGCATTGCTGAACTTTGTCGAGTCGATGAAAGTGTCGCCGGGTCTTGTCTCTACAGACCGCCTGCTGGCTGTCACAACCCTGTCCTTTGATATTTCCCTGCTCGAACTGATGGTGCCCCTGTCAGCCGGGGCACAGATTATCATGGCAACACAGGATGAAGTGCTGGATGGGTATGACTTGTGTGATCTCATTACGGACAATGAAGTGACAATCATGCAAGCGACACCTGCCACCTGGCGCCTGATGCTTGACTGCGAGTGGGATGGTACGCAAACCCTCAAGGCCCTGTGTGGTGGCGAGCCGCTCCCGTCGGCGCTGGCAGAACAGTTGCTGCCCAGGACTGTAGAATTGTGGAATATGTATGGACCAACAGAAACAACTGTCTGGTCAACCTGCGTGAAAATTTCAGACCATACTGATATTACTGTTGGTACACCAATAGATAACACTGTCCTCTATGTGCTCGACGATTATCTGCGCCCCGTGCCCAAAGGCGTCCCGGGGGAGTTGTGGATTGGCGGTGCCGGTGTGGCGCGCGGGTATATCGGCAGACCGGAACTCACCGCCGAGCGCTTCCGGGCGGATCCTTTTGTGGATGATGTTGCGGCCCGGATATATTGCACCGGGGACCGGGCCATTCTGCTGCCGGACGGCAGGGTTGAGATGCGGGGCCGGCGCGACAATCAGGTCAAGGTCCGGGGGCACCGTATTGAACTGGGCGAGGTTGAGGAAGTTCTTGCGTGTCATTACGCGCTAGATGCAGTGGCTATCGCCGTGCGTGATGACCATCATGGTGAGCCCATGCTTGCCGCCTATATCGTGCCGGGGAATCGCGAGCGCGTTACCCATAGTGACCTGCGCCAGTGGCTGCGGCAGTCCGTGCCCGATTATATGGTGCCACAGGTTTTTGTTGAAATTGCAAAACTGCCGCTCACCGGCAATAACAAGCTTGATCGCAATGCTTTGCCGGAGGCTGTGTCCTTGCGGCTGGTGGAAACAGATCGTGTACTGCCGCGTACCGAGCGCGAGCGTGAAATTGCGGCACTCTGGCAGGAAATGCTCGAGATTACGGATATTTCCGTGACAGATAATTTCTTCGAGCTGGGCGGACAATCATTGCAGGTTGCGAAAATGTCAGCCTTGCTCCGGAAAATGCATGGCTACAGAATTTCTCCGCGCGCAGTGATTTTCGAAACACTGGAGCAACTGGCCGCATCTGTTGACCGGGAAGCCAGTTAA
- a CDS encoding HAD family hydrolase, giving the protein MTDTEARIVLSATFTADPVADILSFWADQFAHPVAPAIAPYAQVYQQLLDAGSLLRRNRHGANVVLVRWHDLAVDLPNAYARAARELSDAVLAMQHDIPLLVVLCPAADRREETDEADTIFLEAVAGMTGLATIRADEAFERYACTGIHNLQGDQIGKIPYTDEAFAAIGTSVYRWFDARRRKPLKMLAVDCDNTLWGGVVGEDGATGIDLGDGYRALQEQLVRQVDGGRIVCLLSKNDASDVEEVFAQRQDMVLSSSHIVSQRINWEAKPDNLTTLTSELNLGLDSVLFLDDSTVECAAMRAFCPEVQTVKVPQQADEFESFVRHLWLFDQPGVTKEDKSRVQMYKEQVAREESRRAAVSLEDFFAELELEVTISAPTAAQLGRFSQLTLRTNQFNASLARLTEPQVQQIAAEATTALRVISARDRFGDYGIVGALCATARETDLEADVFLLSCRAMGRGIEHGMVAELGRIADNRGLSHVTINLQEGPRNHPALSFLSSLGSAQGDIRKSGCVRLSADAARVVSFQPGTDSAPDAAPASGAPGARRTANDVRPDAVYQKIATEWITAASILDAMRGAISVRPEMAISYVAPSTHVEQKIAGIWQRVLRLEKVGINDPFGDLGGKSIQLVQIHALLQQELERRFEFTLLFEHSTIASLARQLATKAAPGEASSGMARAQKMRAARNRRSVSRQQKSAVS; this is encoded by the coding sequence ATGACGGATACAGAAGCCAGAATCGTACTCTCGGCGACATTCACGGCTGACCCGGTGGCTGATATTCTCAGTTTCTGGGCAGACCAGTTCGCGCATCCTGTTGCCCCGGCAATCGCCCCCTATGCACAAGTATATCAGCAGTTACTGGATGCTGGCAGCCTGCTGCGCCGCAACCGGCACGGGGCAAATGTCGTTCTGGTCCGCTGGCACGATCTGGCGGTTGACCTGCCAAACGCTTATGCCCGGGCAGCGCGCGAGTTGTCCGACGCTGTTCTCGCCATGCAGCACGACATTCCGCTCCTTGTCGTGTTGTGTCCGGCAGCGGACAGGCGCGAGGAAACCGACGAAGCAGACACAATCTTTCTGGAAGCTGTCGCAGGCATGACCGGCCTTGCAACCATCAGGGCCGATGAAGCCTTTGAGCGCTACGCCTGTACGGGTATCCACAACCTGCAAGGCGACCAGATAGGAAAAATACCCTATACAGATGAAGCATTTGCGGCAATCGGGACATCCGTTTATCGCTGGTTTGATGCGCGGCGGCGCAAGCCGTTGAAAATGTTGGCCGTTGACTGTGACAATACCCTGTGGGGCGGTGTTGTGGGCGAGGATGGCGCCACCGGTATTGATCTTGGTGATGGCTATCGCGCCTTGCAGGAACAGCTTGTGCGTCAGGTTGATGGCGGGCGCATCGTCTGTCTGTTGAGCAAGAATGATGCAAGCGATGTGGAAGAAGTATTTGCGCAGCGGCAGGACATGGTGCTGTCATCATCTCATATTGTCTCTCAGCGGATTAACTGGGAAGCCAAGCCCGATAACCTGACAACACTCACCAGCGAGTTGAATCTCGGCCTCGACAGTGTTCTTTTCCTGGATGACAGCACAGTGGAATGTGCTGCCATGCGCGCTTTTTGTCCGGAAGTTCAAACCGTCAAAGTGCCGCAGCAGGCTGACGAGTTTGAGAGTTTTGTACGCCACCTCTGGCTGTTCGATCAGCCCGGCGTGACGAAAGAAGATAAATCGCGTGTACAGATGTATAAAGAGCAGGTTGCGCGCGAGGAATCTCGCCGGGCCGCTGTATCCCTCGAAGATTTCTTTGCGGAGCTGGAGTTGGAGGTGACTATCTCTGCCCCGACAGCAGCGCAGCTGGGGCGTTTTTCACAACTGACCTTGAGAACAAACCAGTTCAATGCGTCCCTCGCCCGGTTGACCGAACCACAAGTGCAGCAGATTGCAGCTGAGGCAACTACCGCGCTAAGGGTCATTTCAGCGCGCGATCGTTTTGGCGATTATGGCATTGTTGGTGCCCTATGCGCGACTGCTCGTGAGACTGATCTTGAAGCAGATGTTTTCCTGCTAAGCTGCCGGGCTATGGGTCGCGGCATCGAGCACGGAATGGTGGCTGAACTGGGCCGCATTGCTGACAATCGCGGGCTTTCCCACGTGACGATCAACCTGCAGGAGGGGCCGCGCAATCACCCGGCACTGAGTTTCCTGTCCTCACTGGGCAGCGCGCAAGGGGACATTCGCAAGTCTGGCTGTGTTCGACTGAGCGCAGATGCGGCAAGGGTTGTCAGTTTTCAGCCGGGTACGGATAGTGCACCAGATGCCGCACCTGCTTCTGGCGCACCCGGCGCGCGTCGCACTGCCAATGATGTCCGGCCTGATGCGGTCTATCAGAAGATCGCAACTGAGTGGATCACTGCTGCCAGCATCCTTGATGCCATGCGCGGCGCCATCAGTGTTAGGCCCGAAATGGCAATCAGCTATGTTGCACCTTCCACGCATGTGGAGCAGAAGATAGCCGGTATATGGCAGCGGGTTTTACGACTTGAAAAAGTGGGCATCAATGATCCGTTTGGAGATCTTGGCGGAAAATCCATTCAACTCGTCCAGATCCATGCGCTGCTACAGCAGGAGCTGGAGCGACGCTTCGAGTTCACCCTATTGTTTGAACATTCAACGATTGCCTCTCTGGCACGCCAGCTGGCCACCAAGGCAGCGCCGGGTGAGGCGTCATCAGGCATGGCCAGAGCACAGAAAATGCGTGCCGCCCGTAACCGCCGATCGGTAAGCCGACAACAGAAGAGTGCCGTATCATGA
- a CDS encoding 4'-phosphopantetheinyl transferase superfamily protein, whose protein sequence is MTDNSPVNWFPVEYEDLAEQAQLVADTTDFWLLDLTGKGQKISRLKKLLDETEQARARAYRFREHRHRYILRRAFQRIILGAYCAVEPSQLEYDTDHPEKPALPAASGISFSAANSGNLGLLSVSHLPVGIDLEHMLGQPALDLVAKDNFTKFEQERLQGLSRDNWLRGFTRLWTQKEAVLKLQGIGLSMSPLEITVADSQDAARWTDPQKGPESWSLHTFQADDLAIATAATSVPIRHTRFFRFGVSA, encoded by the coding sequence ATGACTGACAACTCACCGGTAAACTGGTTCCCTGTTGAGTACGAAGACTTGGCAGAGCAGGCGCAACTGGTCGCCGACACGACAGATTTCTGGCTCCTGGACCTCACAGGCAAAGGTCAGAAAATATCCCGACTTAAAAAGCTGCTTGATGAGACAGAGCAAGCCCGTGCCCGCGCCTATCGTTTTCGCGAGCACCGGCATCGGTATATTCTGCGCCGTGCGTTTCAACGGATAATCCTTGGCGCCTATTGTGCGGTGGAACCGTCACAGCTTGAGTATGACACCGATCACCCGGAAAAACCTGCATTGCCGGCGGCCTCCGGCATTTCGTTCAGTGCTGCCAATAGTGGCAATCTTGGTCTCCTGAGTGTGAGCCATCTGCCGGTTGGCATTGATCTGGAGCATATGTTGGGGCAGCCGGCGCTGGACCTCGTCGCCAAAGATAATTTCACGAAATTTGAGCAGGAGCGCCTGCAGGGGCTCAGCCGGGATAACTGGTTGCGCGGGTTCACCCGGCTTTGGACCCAGAAGGAGGCTGTCCTGAAACTGCAAGGGATCGGCCTTTCCATGTCGCCCCTGGAAATAACCGTGGCAGATTCGCAGGACGCGGCCCGCTGGACTGATCCGCAAAAAGGGCCTGAAAGCTGGTCTTTGCACACCTTTCAGGCTGATGATCTGGCGATCGCAACCGCTGCCACATCAGTACCGATACGGCACACAAGATTTTTCAGATTTGGTGTTTCCGCCTGA